The DNA region AAAATGTATCCCTGTTTCCATTTCCACCGCGCCCTGCGTATATGACCCGCCAGCATCCACAAAACAGCATGAAGCATTAATAATTACATACTACTACTTTAATTATAGTTAATCAATTTTGTATTTATTTTCATGAAATATTTTTGTAATTGATTTTATTTCAAATATAAACTGCACAAATTAAAAAGGAACCATACTTTATCTATAAGATGGTATCGTTCCTTTTGGTTTTATTAAATTTACTCACCCGGGTAAAATCAGAATTCGAATCGGGCAGAGAGCATGAATGTCCTCGGCATGGATAATCCGAAGGTGGTGGAACTCCCTCTTCCCATCCAGTAATCTTTATTTGTCACATTGTAGCACATGGCGCTTAAAGAAACGGGGATTCTCCCCAAACGTGTTTTGTAGTTCACACCCAGGTCAAAGGTGGTGTAAGACGGGATTTTCGTTTTTCCTGACGGCGCATTGGAATTATCGATATAGGCAGCGTCATTCCAAACGACTCTCCCTATGATTCCCAGGCTGTCGTTCGGTTCGTAAACGAGTCCCAGTACGCCGCTCCGGTCTGCCACGCCGTTAACGAAGCGGCCGTCGTTCTTCCCGCCCTGCGTTCTATCCCGCTTGGCGTCAATGTACATCAGCCCGCCGGTCACTGTCCATTTCGGTGCCAATTTCCCATTCACTGTCCATTCCACACCTTTGAACTTGTCTCTTCCGTCAGCAGCGCGGCGGTACTTACCGCTTCCCACATCTATATCAATGACATTTTCCTGATCGATATAGAAATAGCTCAAAGTGGTGAGAAGTCCGCCGTATTTATACTTCACGCCGATTTCTTTCTGCCTGCTCACCGACGGCACCAAAGTCTCTCCCTGGTTGACATACTTGCTGTCATTGGAAACGACGCCGCCCCTGGAAAGACTTTCCGTCTGTCCCGCGTAAAAGGAAAGATGATCATTTGCTTTGTAGGTAATCCCGAAAGTCGGAAGCCAGTCATCATTCCGTATGAGCTGCCCTTTAATTTCATTTCTGAAATGTTCGTGTTTTCTGGAAACTGCCAAAAGGACATCCCATTTCCCGTAGGCAAGAGAATCGGCCAGTGTAATGCCTGTATTGATTTCCGACCAGGAAAGTTTTGCTTTCCGGAGCGAAGGGATATAGAAACTGTTTTTATAGGCTGTACCGTCATAAAGACCGCCTGTGATATTTCCTTTCACGCTGTTATTCGTGTCATTCCAGTATCTGGCGCCGGAGCGGTCAAAGGCAAGGGATACATGATGTTCTACGGCGCCGGTATCGAACTTCCCTTTGATCCCTGTCTGGAAATAAGAATTCGTTCCTATTTCATTCTGTGCATTGGACACATTGCTGCTCATGAAATTTCCCTTTTCGTCAAACTTCAGGGCAGAGCTGGAATTATACTTATTTCCGCTTCTGCGGTTGACGCCCCAGTTCACGAACCAGCTCCAGTTACCATTGAGTTCTTTTTCGTGATTCACAGTAAGAAGCCAGCCGTGCATCCACTTCGTAGTACCGTCAAAATCATAATCCGTATTGGAATCCGGTGCGGAGGGAAGGACATCGGATCTGCCGCCATAGGTGAACCAGCGCTGCCCTTTATTCACACGGAGATCGAAAGACCCTGCAAAAATATTCGTAACGGATGTTTCCCCTTTGCGGTCAAGGTTGATGAAAATATTCTTTTCTTCTTTTTCCGCATGGCGGAGCGCCAAATCGCCATCCATGTATTCGCCCATGACACGGACGCCCCATTCGCCATTGGCGCCTGTCCTGCGGCTTACGTCAATAAACTCACCAAAGCTGCTTCTTCCCGAAAAGGTCTGCGTGTAGTTCAAAACAGGAGTCTGCCCCGCTTTTTTCGTGACAATATTGATGGTTCCCGGAGCCGGCGTGGCGCCGCCGTTGGTTCCATTATTCGACATGCTGACCCCATTGACGCCGGCATTCGGTCCTGAAGTAATATCCATTCTTTCGATGATGTGATTCGGCGGACCGTTGAACTGGTAAAACAGGCTGGGGATCCCGTTCAGCATCATATGGTTTCCGTTCATATTAATTCCGCGCATGGAAAAGTCCGTATACATGGGGGACGATGTGCTGGAACGGATAGAAGGATTATTCTGGAGCACATTGGCCAGCGGCTGGGACGGATCACTGAAAGTTTCCAGTGTCTTTTCAGTCATACTCATTTCAGAGTAAGGGATATCCATAATACTTTTATTTCCCAAAATCCCTAATTTGGCCGTCTGATTTACAAGCCCGCCCGGAAGCGCCGCCACAATCCCTTCTCTGTCTGCTGTGACGGTAACTTCGTCCATTTCATACACGGCACCTGCAGTCACAGTGCCAAGCGCTGATGAAACCAGCACAGAAAGCAGCGCTGCCGATAAGATTTTCTTTTTCATGCTTTTCTCCTCTTTCATAAAAATAACAGTATCCAAAATGTTTTTCATAGCCTGCCGTTTTGATTTCCACACCCTTGATCCGGCTCAAAATGTAAAGAATGCGGAAATCAATTCTTTTGTATACGGAGCCGCAGGACTGTGGAAGAGTCTCTCCGTTTCCTCCATTTCCACCAGTTTCCCCTGATTGAGTATTCCGATCCGGTGGCAGCAGGCGCGAAGCAGGTCAAGGTCGTGGGAAATGAAAAGATAGGAAATATTTTCTTCTTCCTGCACCTCTTTCAGTATCCCAATGATCTGCGCCTGCACGGAAACATCCAGCATAGAAGTGGGTTCATCAAGAATCAGAAGCTCGGGTTTCAGAAGAAGAAGCCGTCCGAGGCATACGCGCTGCAGTTCTCCTCCGGAAAGCTGGTGGGGATAACGGTACAGAAGCTCTTCCCTCAGCTGGAGGCGTTTCATCATGTCACAAATTTCCTGACCGCGGGAAATGTCCATTCCGTATATCCGCGCCGGTTCTTCCATAGATTCTCTGATTTTCATTCGCGGATTTAAGGAAGACGCAGGATTTTGGAAAAGCATATGCATTTGCCGCCGCCTGCGCCGGGCTTCCCTTAAAGATGTTTTTGTCAGTTCTTTTCCCTGAAAGACAATGTTCCCGCCGTCTTCACGAAGCAGACCCATGATGACTCTCGCCAGCGTGGATTTCCCTGCGCCGCTTGCCCCTGTAATGCCCACCGTTTCCCTTTTCCCTACACAAAAAGAGATATCATGAAGTATTTCTTTTTTCTGCTTACGGATAAATCCCGTTTCCACACTCCGGGAAATATGTTCTATAGAAAGAAGTGTCATAAGCCGCCTCCTTTCCGGATACAGCGGACGTCATGGTCTTCTGCAAGCGTAAGCATTTTCTGCTTTTCATCGCAGGAATTTTTCCTATACGCCGGGCAGCGGGATGCAAAAATACAGCCGCAGGGAAGACGGGAAAGATCAGGCGCGATACCGCAGATCGGCTGCATGCCCCTGTCGGGAGCTGCGGCAAACAGGCCTTTCGTATAGGGGTGCACCGTATTTGAAAAGATGTCTTTTGTCTTCCCATATTCAATAATCTCTCCCGCATACATTACCGCCATAAAATCGGAAAGGCGTTCCGCCAACCGGAGATCGTGGGTAATGAGCAAAATGCCCACACCTTTTTCCCTCAGTTTCCTGAAAGCGTCCGCTGCCTGCCGGCGGACAAAAGCATCAAGGCCTTTCGTCGGTTCATCTGCAATAAGCCATTCAGGACCGGGCAGCGTCATCATGGCGGTGAGCACTCTTTGCGCCATACCACCGGACAGTCCGAAAGGATAAGCATCCCACACGCGCTGGGCATCGGAAAGTCCGAATTCTTCCAACTGCCGGATACCGTCCGCTTTTGTCTCTTTCCCGTTCTGATAAAAATGCACCCCTTCCATCATCTGTTTTCCCACTTTCATCATGGGATCCATCGCTGTCACAGGATCCTGGGCAATCCACCCGATCCGTTCGCCGCGGATAGAATTCAATTCTTTTTCGGATAGAGAAAGAAGATCTGTATTTCCAAATAAAATTTCCCCTGAAACCCGGACAGACGATTCCAATAACCCCATAACCGCCGCGCCGAGGATAGATTTACCGCTTCCCGACTCCCCTACGATCGCCGTAATTTTCCCGCTTTTCAGGATTATATCCGCATTTCGCAGGACTTTTGCATCCCCCTTTGGCGAAGGGAAAGAAACAGACAGATTTTTAATTTGAATATCCACTTCTATCCCCTCCTTTCTTCCGGCGATTTTCTAATCTGCAAATTGTCCCGCAAAGCGTCTCCCAGAAGATTAATCGACAGACAGAACAGGGTGATTCCCATGCCCGGAGCCAGTATCATCAGAGGATAAGAGCGAAAATAGGTCCGCGCGTCGCTGATCATGACACCCCAGTCCGCTGTCGGCGGAGAAACACCGAGTCCCAGATAGGATAAGGCAGATGCCGACAAAAGAGAGGTTCCTGTTCGTAAGGTAAAGAGGACTATCAGAACAGGCAGCAAATTGGGAAATACATATTTCCGCAGGATATACCAGTGGCCGGCGCCGATGCTCCGTATTCCTTCCATGTATGTTTCCCCTTTGATACGGAGCACTTCATTACGGACGATACGGGAAAACCCCGTCCAGGACGTCAATGTCAAAGCGATGATAATGCGGAAATCATTTTCAGGAAGAATGGCTGCAATGGCAATCATGAGGCTTGTCCCGGGAAGTCCCTGAAAGAGCGCCACAAGGCACTGTACGGATTTATCCGCCAATCCCCCAAAATACCCTGACACCATGCCCAAAGACAATCCAAGCACCATGGTACAGAATGCGGAACAGAATGCAAAAGCCACGGAAGACCGGGCACCATAAATGACCCGTGAAAGAATGTCTCTTCCCAGGGCATCTGTTCCAAACCAATGAGCTGCGGAACTGTGTTCCAGTACTTCCTCAGGCGATACGGCTGATGGGTCATAGGGCGCAAGGAGCGGTGCAAAAACGGCGCAGAAAATAACGGCAAAAGCGATAACAACGGCCGTCGTGTAAAGGAGCCTGACGGCATTCTTATTCCCTTTCATAGGGCGCCCCCTTTCCGCACCGACGGATTCAGCATGCCGCACAGGATGTCCACAAGGTAATTAAATGTAAGGAAGACTGTGCCGCTTACAATGACATACCCCTGGATAACGGGATAGTCACGCCCCCATATGGCGGCCAGCACGTAACTGCCCAGTCCGGG from Dialister invisus DSM 15470 includes:
- a CDS encoding TonB-dependent receptor, which translates into the protein MKKKILSAALLSVLVSSALGTVTAGAVYEMDEVTVTADREGIVAALPGGLVNQTAKLGILGNKSIMDIPYSEMSMTEKTLETFSDPSQPLANVLQNNPSIRSSTSSPMYTDFSMRGINMNGNHMMLNGIPSLFYQFNGPPNHIIERMDITSGPNAGVNGVSMSNNGTNGGATPAPGTINIVTKKAGQTPVLNYTQTFSGRSSFGEFIDVSRRTGANGEWGVRVMGEYMDGDLALRHAEKEEKNIFINLDRKGETSVTNIFAGSFDLRVNKGQRWFTYGGRSDVLPSAPDSNTDYDFDGTTKWMHGWLLTVNHEKELNGNWSWFVNWGVNRRSGNKYNSSSALKFDEKGNFMSSNVSNAQNEIGTNSYFQTGIKGKFDTGAVEHHVSLAFDRSGARYWNDTNNSVKGNITGGLYDGTAYKNSFYIPSLRKAKLSWSEINTGITLADSLAYGKWDVLLAVSRKHEHFRNEIKGQLIRNDDWLPTFGITYKANDHLSFYAGQTESLSRGGVVSNDSKYVNQGETLVPSVSRQKEIGVKYKYGGLLTTLSYFYIDQENVIDIDVGSGKYRRAADGRDKFKGVEWTVNGKLAPKWTVTGGLMYIDAKRDRTQGGKNDGRFVNGVADRSGVLGLVYEPNDSLGIIGRVVWNDAAYIDNSNAPSGKTKIPSYTTFDLGVNYKTRLGRIPVSLSAMCYNVTNKDYWMGRGSSTTFGLSMPRTFMLSARFEF
- a CDS encoding ABC transporter ATP-binding protein; the encoded protein is MTLLSIEHISRSVETGFIRKQKKEILHDISFCVGKRETVGITGASGAGKSTLARVIMGLLREDGGNIVFQGKELTKTSLREARRRRRQMHMLFQNPASSLNPRMKIRESMEEPARIYGMDISRGQEICDMMKRLQLREELLYRYPHQLSGGELQRVCLGRLLLLKPELLILDEPTSMLDVSVQAQIIGILKEVQEEENISYLFISHDLDLLRACCHRIGILNQGKLVEMEETERLFHSPAAPYTKELISAFFTF
- a CDS encoding ABC transporter ATP-binding protein — translated: MDIQIKNLSVSFPSPKGDAKVLRNADIILKSGKITAIVGESGSGKSILGAAVMGLLESSVRVSGEILFGNTDLLSLSEKELNSIRGERIGWIAQDPVTAMDPMMKVGKQMMEGVHFYQNGKETKADGIRQLEEFGLSDAQRVWDAYPFGLSGGMAQRVLTAMMTLPGPEWLIADEPTKGLDAFVRRQAADAFRKLREKGVGILLITHDLRLAERLSDFMAVMYAGEIIEYGKTKDIFSNTVHPYTKGLFAAAPDRGMQPICGIAPDLSRLPCGCIFASRCPAYRKNSCDEKQKMLTLAEDHDVRCIRKGGGL
- a CDS encoding ABC transporter permease; this translates as MKGNKNAVRLLYTTAVVIAFAVIFCAVFAPLLAPYDPSAVSPEEVLEHSSAAHWFGTDALGRDILSRVIYGARSSVAFAFCSAFCTMVLGLSLGMVSGYFGGLADKSVQCLVALFQGLPGTSLMIAIAAILPENDFRIIIALTLTSWTGFSRIVRNEVLRIKGETYMEGIRSIGAGHWYILRKYVFPNLLPVLIVLFTLRTGTSLLSASALSYLGLGVSPPTADWGVMISDARTYFRSYPLMILAPGMGITLFCLSINLLGDALRDNLQIRKSPEERRG